In one Candidatus Stygibacter australis genomic region, the following are encoded:
- a CDS encoding dockerin type I domain-containing protein → MIYKKCLGFSIILAACLLLSAQWQETNGPSGGYVRSIAFDGECIYAATGGGVLVSEDDGISWEFRNNGLYSCDTKSLAVLGDYIFVSGDENVFRSSDQGMNWEPAETEMANKYTKTLIVCNDVIFAGTYLYEIYRSEDYGSSWELINNGIEGVEYIYWLATDGTNIYAGTYLDGLFRSIDMGESWQPINNGLPSTDIMSMYYFNETLFLSTLSHGVFISDNNGDSWSGLGTNIPSVKGFYSLEDDLYAASFGGGIYKSTNNGVNWSVHNSGLSETAIWAIGASNSSLFVGVTSGHIFRSYNQAASWTLVNQSNSFKATVGSLTVAGSNIIAGTHGSGLHTSANAGNNWTRRSSIGTVEIRSVYYNGTHVLAGTDMLGIFYSTDNGVNYSTSNNGLGSAWIQAFTWFDDTYFAGSRDAGVFIWYVGSNTWIDGNNGISNINITALANDGSNAFAGTADSGVFLSDDLGESWIEINNGLGSLNITSLAVIDNYLFAGTIDAGIFASNDTGANWYQVMDNQYIRCLAADDSLLIAGTNTGAVMVSADHGDVWQNITSDLTGSPVLSLYVHEGYLWAGINGGGVWKYPLSELNFHNYGDIDDNGLVESMDASIALQYVVGIDPLTAPLPWEDWRIDMADVDGDYYITAYDASLILRYVVGMITQFPAE, encoded by the coding sequence ATGATTTATAAGAAATGTCTTGGATTTAGCATAATTCTTGCTGCCTGCCTGCTGCTATCTGCCCAGTGGCAGGAAACAAATGGTCCTTCCGGAGGCTATGTGAGATCAATAGCTTTTGATGGGGAATGTATATATGCTGCCACGGGCGGTGGCGTGCTGGTTTCAGAAGATGATGGCATTAGCTGGGAATTCAGAAATAATGGACTTTATAGCTGTGACACAAAATCCCTGGCTGTGCTGGGAGATTATATCTTTGTCTCTGGAGATGAAAATGTGTTCCGCTCCAGTGACCAGGGTATGAACTGGGAACCAGCAGAAACGGAAATGGCAAATAAATACACTAAAACCCTTATCGTCTGCAATGACGTCATTTTTGCCGGCACTTATCTATATGAAATTTACCGTTCAGAAGATTATGGCTCTTCCTGGGAACTGATAAATAATGGGATTGAAGGCGTGGAATATATCTACTGGCTGGCAACTGACGGCACTAATATCTATGCCGGCACCTATCTGGATGGCTTGTTCCGCTCAATAGATATGGGTGAAAGCTGGCAACCGATCAATAATGGTCTACCCAGCACAGACATCATGTCCATGTATTATTTCAACGAAACTTTATTCCTCAGCACCTTGAGTCATGGAGTGTTCATCTCCGATAATAACGGTGATTCCTGGTCCGGATTAGGTACAAACATCCCTTCCGTGAAAGGGTTTTACAGTCTGGAAGATGATCTGTATGCCGCATCTTTTGGCGGTGGAATATATAAATCCACCAATAATGGGGTAAACTGGTCAGTCCATAATTCAGGACTATCTGAAACTGCCATCTGGGCTATTGGTGCCAGCAATTCTTCTCTCTTTGTAGGCGTCACCAGCGGACATATCTTTCGCTCCTATAACCAGGCAGCATCATGGACTCTTGTTAATCAGTCAAACAGTTTCAAAGCTACGGTCGGCTCGCTTACCGTAGCAGGAAGTAATATCATCGCCGGTACCCATGGTTCTGGCTTGCATACTTCTGCAAATGCTGGAAATAACTGGACTCGCAGAAGTTCTATTGGTACTGTAGAAATCCGGTCAGTATATTATAATGGCACCCACGTGCTGGCTGGCACAGATATGCTGGGCATCTTTTATTCTACTGATAATGGAGTGAATTATTCTACTTCAAATAATGGCTTGGGCAGTGCCTGGATACAGGCTTTCACCTGGTTTGATGACACCTATTTTGCCGGCAGCCGTGATGCTGGGGTTTTCATCTGGTATGTAGGTTCAAATACCTGGATAGATGGCAATAACGGCATCAGCAACATAAATATCACAGCTCTGGCAAATGACGGCTCAAATGCCTTTGCAGGCACTGCTGATAGTGGCGTATTCCTATCTGATGACCTGGGTGAAAGCTGGATTGAGATAAATAATGGTCTTGGCAGTTTAAATATTACCAGTTTAGCAGTAATTGATAATTATCTTTTTGCAGGAACTATTGATGCAGGCATCTTTGCTTCCAATGATACTGGAGCAAATTGGTATCAAGTTATGGATAATCAATATATCCGCTGCCTGGCTGCTGATGACAGCCTGCTTATTGCCGGCACGAATACTGGCGCAGTAATGGTAAGCGCCGATCATGGAGATGTCTGGCAGAATATCACTTCTGACCTGACGGGTTCTCCGGTGTTATCATTATATGTTCATGAAGGTTATTTATGGGCAGGCATCAATGGTGGGGGCGTCTGGAAATATCCCTTATCTGAGCTAAATTTCCATAATTATGGTGATATAGATGATAATGGATTGGTAGAATCTATGGATGCCTCTATCGCCCTGCAATACGTGGTGGGAATAGACCCGTTGACTGCTCCCCTGCCCTGGGAAGACTGGCGAATTGATATGGCTGATGTTGACGGTGATTACTATATCACTGCTTATGATGCATCCCTGATACTCAGATATGTTGTAGGAATGATCACCCAGTTTCCTGCAGAATAA
- a CDS encoding DUF1566 domain-containing protein, translating to MKRVIFALVLFSLVLLMAEITYPVVDTGQTLSYNNQMEITAPGVGEAFYGQDANYSGNQPDYTDNGDGTVTDNVTGLMWQKSIDQDGDGDIDYDDKMSATEAVVNAAGCTTGGYSDWRLPNIKEQYSLMNFSGIDPSGYEGSSTDDLVPFIDTDYFDFGYGDTDAGERLIDAQYASTTIYVGTTMGDAETMFGVNFADGRIKGYGTGPMPGQQEDKQFYVQYVRGNAEYTVNDYTDHGDGTVTDNATGLMWAQDDTGEGMIWEDALSIAEGSEYAGYSDWRLPNVKELQSIVDYTRAPSATGTAAIDPVFNCTAITSEAGTTDYPFYWSGTTHANWTEDNSGSYGAYVCFGTAYGYMGSWIDVHGAGAQRSDPKTGNPDDWPQGHGPQGDAIRIYNYVRLVRDAPQTSTDSDIPETGSMQLKQNYPNPFNPSTSIGFYLPSSEYVNLSIYNIKGQKIATLIDQNLSEGDYSLIWNGVNEQNEAVSAGMYFYTLKTSRERITRKMVMLL from the coding sequence ATGAAAAGAGTAATATTTGCTTTAGTCTTGTTTTCACTTGTTCTTTTAATGGCGGAAATCACATATCCGGTGGTGGATACTGGTCAAACTTTATCTTATAATAATCAAATGGAAATTACTGCACCGGGAGTTGGAGAAGCTTTTTATGGTCAGGATGCGAATTATTCGGGTAATCAACCTGATTATACTGATAATGGAGATGGCACTGTCACGGATAATGTGACAGGTTTGATGTGGCAGAAATCTATAGATCAGGACGGTGATGGAGACATTGATTATGACGATAAAATGTCGGCTACGGAAGCTGTTGTGAATGCTGCAGGTTGCACAACTGGAGGATATAGTGACTGGAGGTTACCCAACATCAAAGAGCAGTATTCACTGATGAATTTCAGTGGTATAGACCCCAGTGGCTATGAGGGTTCATCAACAGATGATCTGGTGCCATTTATCGATACAGATTACTTTGACTTTGGTTACGGCGACACAGATGCCGGAGAACGGCTGATAGATGCACAATATGCCAGTACAACAATATATGTAGGTACAACTATGGGAGACGCGGAAACTATGTTCGGAGTGAATTTTGCAGATGGGAGAATTAAGGGTTACGGTACAGGACCAATGCCCGGGCAGCAGGAAGATAAGCAGTTTTACGTGCAGTATGTGCGTGGTAATGCCGAATATACTGTCAATGACTATACTGATCATGGAGATGGCACAGTTACAGATAATGCTACAGGTTTGATGTGGGCACAAGATGATACAGGTGAAGGCATGATTTGGGAAGACGCATTATCTATAGCAGAAGGTTCTGAATATGCGGGTTACAGTGACTGGAGATTACCTAATGTCAAAGAATTGCAGAGCATAGTAGATTATACCCGTGCTCCTTCAGCAACAGGTACAGCGGCAATTGACCCTGTATTTAACTGCACAGCTATCACCTCGGAAGCTGGTACAACGGATTATCCTTTCTACTGGAGTGGCACCACTCATGCAAATTGGACAGAAGACAATTCCGGCAGTTATGGAGCTTATGTTTGTTTTGGGACTGCTTATGGTTATATGGGAAGTTGGATAGATGTGCATGGTGCAGGAGCTCAGCGCAGCGATCCTAAGACGGGTAATCCTGATGACTGGCCCCAGGGACATGGCCCTCAAGGTGATGCCATTCGCATTTATAATTATGTGAGATTGGTTCGCGATGCTCCGCAAACCAGCACCGACAGCGATATTCCAGAAACAGGGTCTATGCAGCTTAAGCAGAACTATCCCAACCCCTTTAATCCTTCCACGAGTATTGGGTTTTATCTGCCTTCATCAGAATATGTAAATTTATCAATATATAATATCAAAGGTCAAAAGATAGCTACTCTCATTGATCAAAACCTGAGTGAGGGAGATTATTCACTGATCTGGAATGGAGTAAATGAGCAGAATGAAGCAGTGTCTGCCGGGATGTATTTCTATACTTTAAAAACTTCCAGAGAGCGTATTACAAGAAAAATGGTTATGCTGCTCTGA
- a CDS encoding transporter substrate-binding domain-containing protein, whose product MNRKLIYVIVILIFIINLSAATVTESDKTLIIGCEPDYPPYCIVNSEGEGEGFSIDLIKAALDTQNLKYEIKVDIWNNLKFALYEGKIDALPLVGRTPEREPYFDFTFPYISLHGAIFVRKGEHRIKSISDLKDKEIVVMAGDNAEEFVRRGNVSDFIITTSTFQEAFEELDKGNYDAVITQRVMGLHLLNELEIFSIAPLSIDLSDFRQDFCFGVKEGNKELLAKLNEGLAVIISNGDFKDISQKWFTPELDHSLMNKYNMKMAAYIFIPLILFLLIVMQIYMRKEIKRKTAVLQEEVKEHEIARKKLIASEKKFRSYVDKAPTGIFVSDEEGYYLDVNSAACRITGYDRDELIGMHLSELIDPEYRKEAEKSFASLSETGESSGEIPFITKSGEKRYWRVDASVLTNYTFLGFAVDTTDKWLANHELQKSRDQLQNLFDNMISSFAFHKLILDEAGKPLDFEYIEVNRAFEKMLGIKKEDIIGKRFAEAFPGIENDPADWIGTYGKVALNGLSIKFENYSEKIGKWFLINAYSPIKGYFATISEDITARKKNEEELTKYRENLEELIKERTSELQESNKELVRYNKLFIGREFRIKELRDQVKELEKTLEN is encoded by the coding sequence ATGAATAGAAAGTTAATATATGTAATAGTGATACTAATTTTTATCATTAATCTATCAGCTGCTACAGTGACAGAAAGTGATAAAACCTTGATCATTGGCTGTGAACCGGATTATCCTCCCTATTGCATAGTAAATTCTGAGGGAGAAGGTGAAGGATTTTCCATAGATTTGATCAAGGCAGCTCTGGATACTCAGAATCTTAAGTATGAGATCAAAGTAGATATATGGAACAATCTTAAATTTGCTTTGTATGAGGGAAAGATTGATGCCTTGCCTTTAGTGGGTAGAACTCCTGAGCGCGAACCATATTTTGACTTTACTTTCCCATATATCTCACTTCACGGGGCAATATTTGTGCGCAAGGGTGAACATCGTATCAAATCCATCAGCGATTTGAAGGATAAAGAAATTGTTGTGATGGCAGGAGATAATGCTGAGGAGTTTGTACGCAGAGGCAATGTCTCAGACTTTATAATAACTACCAGCACGTTTCAGGAAGCCTTCGAGGAATTGGATAAAGGAAATTATGATGCTGTCATCACCCAAAGAGTGATGGGCTTGCATTTATTGAATGAATTAGAGATATTTTCCATTGCCCCCTTAAGTATCGATCTTAGTGATTTCCGGCAGGATTTTTGTTTTGGTGTGAAAGAAGGTAATAAGGAATTGCTGGCAAAATTAAATGAAGGTCTGGCAGTTATAATCTCTAATGGAGATTTCAAGGATATATCTCAGAAGTGGTTCACTCCTGAATTAGACCATTCACTGATGAATAAGTATAACATGAAAATGGCTGCTTATATTTTTATCCCCCTAATTTTGTTTCTCCTGATTGTGATGCAGATCTATATGCGAAAAGAGATAAAAAGAAAAACAGCAGTCCTGCAGGAAGAAGTAAAGGAACATGAAATTGCTCGAAAGAAACTTATAGCCAGTGAAAAGAAATTCCGCAGTTATGTTGATAAGGCACCTACAGGTATATTTGTCTCAGATGAGGAGGGCTATTATCTGGATGTAAATTCTGCAGCCTGCCGTATTACAGGCTATGATCGGGATGAATTGATCGGCATGCACCTGAGCGAGCTTATTGATCCTGAATACAGGAAAGAAGCGGAGAAATCATTTGCATCTTTATCAGAAACCGGGGAAAGTTCCGGTGAGATTCCCTTTATTACTAAATCAGGAGAAAAACGCTATTGGAGAGTTGATGCAAGTGTGCTAACTAATTATACTTTTCTGGGATTTGCAGTTGATACCACTGATAAATGGCTCGCTAATCATGAATTGCAGAAAAGCCGTGATCAGCTTCAGAATTTATTCGATAATATGATCAGTAGTTTTGCTTTTCATAAGCTCATTCTGGATGAAGCAGGCAAACCGTTAGATTTTGAATACATTGAAGTTAATAGAGCTTTTGAGAAGATGTTAGGCATAAAAAAAGAAGATATAATTGGCAAGAGGTTTGCAGAAGCATTTCCTGGAATCGAAAATGATCCGGCTGACTGGATAGGCACTTATGGAAAAGTTGCTTTAAATGGACTATCAATTAAATTTGAAAACTATAGTGAAAAAATTGGCAAGTGGTTTTTGATCAATGCCTATTCCCCGATAAAGGGATATTTCGCCACTATCTCTGAAGATATTACTGCTCGGAAAAAGAATGAAGAAGAACTAACCAAATATCGGGAAAACCTGGAAGAACTGATCAAGGAAAGAACCAGTGAATTGCAGGAAAGTAATAAAGAACTGGTTCGCTATAATAAACTTTTTATAGGTAGAGAATTCCGGATCAAGGAACTGCGAGACCAGGTGAAAGAACTGGAAAAAACGCTGGAGAATTAA
- a CDS encoding M13 family metallopeptidase, translated as MKNVIIILILFAGCILSAQAFNSIDYSIIDTSFDPGDDFYRYASGMWLKNNSLPENRSRFGFFDLAENQTNSELISLMQKKNDDPLQTLISTFFTSGMDSISIELAGISALEPQMKIIQNISTNTDLTIALAYLQLIGVNPLFEIYSPIYWELRGTHYLYLQRSSNILPVDPDLEISQKLAQDIPPPPSNYNLYSIKKLQRTFSNIQWEEYFKILQIKEKKAVIAQPAYFELINDLLAEYSLEEWKTYLQWILLQYATKITESHPDQNLFVMQTIASCLPNLTGHLYTQNYFSSESRNEVHNIITNLQTAFKNRIADKDWLSSATKKKIEEKIDNFTFKIGEPDFYGSDYDNLQIDEYNFMQNVFNSCKFNTLLKLQNCGEIVKKEEWVVPAHSTNAWYSANKNDITLTAAYINQLFSPLNDQATNYAMLGPSIAHEMTHSLDDTGRLYNADGKYKKWWKKSEIRHFNELTQKLIEQSENYIIIDTLHINGKRSAGENIADAGGLNIAWDAYNIATENDTPAIIKGFTPEQRFFLAYAQKWRDILSDELKRSYAAGYYHAPPEYRTNGNVYNIHDFYKAFNISSGRLYKKEKDRIIIW; from the coding sequence ATGAAAAATGTTATTATTATTTTAATATTGTTTGCTGGTTGTATTCTATCAGCTCAGGCTTTTAATTCCATCGATTATAGTATCATTGATACTTCCTTTGATCCTGGTGACGATTTTTACAGATACGCATCGGGTATGTGGCTGAAAAATAATTCCCTGCCGGAAAACCGTTCCCGCTTCGGATTTTTTGATCTTGCTGAAAACCAGACAAATTCTGAGCTGATCAGTCTCATGCAGAAAAAGAATGATGATCCTTTGCAAACTCTTATTTCCACTTTCTTCACATCCGGTATGGATAGCATTTCTATAGAATTGGCTGGAATTTCCGCTTTAGAACCCCAAATGAAGATCATACAAAATATCTCTACGAATACTGACCTGACTATTGCCCTGGCATATTTACAGTTAATAGGCGTCAATCCGCTATTTGAAATTTACTCTCCCATATATTGGGAATTACGAGGCACCCACTATCTTTATCTCCAGCGATCATCGAATATTCTGCCAGTTGATCCTGATCTGGAAATTAGTCAGAAACTTGCTCAGGATATTCCTCCACCTCCCAGTAATTATAATCTGTATAGCATCAAGAAACTGCAAAGAACTTTTTCTAATATTCAATGGGAGGAATATTTTAAGATCCTTCAGATAAAGGAGAAAAAAGCAGTTATTGCTCAACCTGCATATTTTGAACTGATAAATGATCTCCTGGCTGAATATTCTCTTGAAGAATGGAAAACATATCTCCAATGGATACTGCTCCAATATGCTACCAAAATTACGGAAAGTCATCCTGATCAAAATTTATTCGTGATGCAGACCATCGCATCCTGCCTGCCTAATCTCACTGGTCACCTTTACACTCAAAATTATTTCAGTTCTGAATCCCGTAATGAAGTGCATAATATCATCACTAACCTTCAGACTGCTTTCAAAAATAGAATCGCTGATAAAGACTGGTTGTCATCTGCTACTAAAAAGAAAATCGAGGAAAAAATTGATAATTTCACTTTCAAAATTGGTGAACCGGATTTCTATGGATCTGATTATGATAATTTACAGATAGATGAATACAACTTTATGCAAAATGTTTTTAACTCATGCAAATTTAATACACTCCTGAAATTACAAAATTGTGGCGAGATAGTTAAGAAAGAGGAATGGGTTGTCCCGGCTCATTCCACTAATGCCTGGTACAGCGCTAATAAAAACGATATCACTCTCACTGCTGCCTATATCAATCAGTTATTCAGTCCCCTCAATGATCAGGCAACTAATTATGCCATGCTGGGTCCATCTATTGCCCATGAAATGACCCACTCGTTAGATGATACAGGCAGACTCTATAATGCAGATGGTAAATATAAAAAATGGTGGAAAAAATCTGAAATCCGCCATTTTAATGAACTTACTCAAAAGCTCATAGAACAAAGTGAAAACTATATTATAATAGATACTCTGCATATTAATGGTAAACGCTCCGCAGGAGAAAATATCGCTGATGCCGGTGGCTTAAATATTGCCTGGGATGCCTATAATATTGCCACAGAAAATGATACTCCTGCCATCATCAAAGGATTCACACCCGAACAAAGATTTTTCCTTGCCTATGCCCAGAAATGGCGTGACATCTTAAGTGATGAACTTAAAAGAAGCTATGCTGCCGGATATTATCATGCTCCCCCGGAGTATCGCACAAATGGTAATGTGTATAATATCCATGATTTCTACAAAGCTTTCAATATCAGTTCCGGCAGATTATATAAAAAAGAAAAAGACAGAATAATTATCTGGTGA